One endosymbiont 'TC1' of Trimyema compressum genomic window, CCAGTGTTTTTAAAAAAGTGGATTTACCACATCCTGAAGGACCAATTAGAGCCATGATTTCATTTTTTTAACACCTAAATTAATATCTTTTAGGGCATGGACATCGCCATAGTATAAATTTAAGTTTTTTGTTTCTATTACACTGTTATTATACATTAGTCTTTTTCTCCTTAAAAATTAGTTGCGTTGCCAGTACCAGTATTAAAACAATTATAATTAAAACTGTAGCAGTACCAAAGGCATCTTGAAAAGCATTTTCACCAACTGCTTCTTTAGCTAGCAAATATAAATGAACAGATAAGGTTCTTCCTGAATCAAGGAAACCACCTGGCATTCTATCTACAGTTCCTGCTGTTAAAAACACTGCAGCTGTTTCACCAACAATTCTGCCAATTGCCAAAATAGCAGCTGTAATAATGCCTTTCATAGTTGTCGGAATTACAATACGTCCTATTGTTGAAACTTTAGTAGCACCTAAAGCATAAGAACCTTCTCTAAAACTAATGGGTACTGAACATAAAGACTCC contains:
- a CDS encoding ABC transporter permease subunit, whose protein sequence is MLSGSLTLAIMILPVIVRVTQESLCSVPISFREGSYALGATKVSTIGRIVIPTTMKGIITAAILAIGRIVGETAAVFLTAGTVDRMPGGFLDSGRTLSVHLYLLAKEAVGENAFQDAFGTATVLIIIVLILVLATQLIFKEKKTNV